Proteins encoded together in one Bombus affinis isolate iyBomAffi1 chromosome 2, iyBomAffi1.2, whole genome shotgun sequence window:
- the LOC126924925 gene encoding serine/arginine repetitive matrix protein 1 isoform X4, with protein MMYTGTTASQDTRFSDKEKKLLKQMKFGDSLTQKVDMSKVKLDVIKPWITTKITQILGMEDDVVVEFVYNQLEEKFPDPRKMQINLTGFLNGRNARSFMGELWDLLVSAQESVTGIPEAFLQQKKDQIKKRLEEQEKLQASLAEKEKEKEREKEKDEAESKIKKEEKERGSSKERRRDRSRDRDRDRKRSRSRDRHRDRDRSSRKRRSSSRSPSKNSLKDNGKDMTEIKVEREDSPQPENAIPLMPVKTKPEAAVAISRLQAKLMSIADGKKKNNRTPSPESLEKAKKSRSRSKSPISRSKKSRSKSPSRDSKTRRSRSPASKSRRSRSKSRSRRSRSRSKSRRSKSRSQDRSKSRRTKSKSPRSHSRSRSRSKKSRSKSIDRSKSRKSRSDSSDSRSSKSRSKSPDKRKDTLDSNRKRDASTSSSTESEEEKGAKDKNDFEIRKKKDGVQAKRSYRKTNKDDSGSDSDSSRERKSVPKRRSPTPRKDRGRSKDRDRSRDRSRDRSRDRSRDRSRDRNRRRSIDRERERRRERERERERERLDRYSGSRSMRPPSVRRAPSRRRSPPRRSPARYRRRSPSPGDRRRRRSLDRRRRSSERRDRRRSPDRRDSRRRSPDGRDRSLRKSLERKSSQEKRERERDREHADEKRKEKEKPIKEESIKRPEKDIKKAEPVNIKKPDLSVSPKKLQSATLPVTRHRFSKSLSRTPSPFKKTEDIIAAVKIKQPLKEDNKEGSPKEESSFSSADTFPLKKDEKSIKSIKTTSEDKKSGQKSSEPVLLKKPAEVIKKSKREKRDGSTDSNDSESEGKKRSKKLEKSKKSRKASTDEEKSDKCGSSSDSEEERKHAEKTKKIRDSNRGDSLDERTKDRKDSRKREMNENESRKRPKKELEEETKKSKRSRKDSSSGDEEQKIKRNKSEDDRSRLRKSKKDSSSDDEPKKTRKRRDSSSEDEKSRTRKSRKDSTSEDEGKVRLKKSKRDSSTDDEEIGEKDAKKKRKADDSSDEEKVKKKRKKKTKTSTSESEESEVEEKKKKKDKKHKKHKKHKKHRKHKKKKVADSDESDVSEGNTEELEKKLREKALKSMKKGHSIEGSD; from the exons ATGATGTACACG GGGACTACCGCGTCGCAGGACACGAGGTTCAGCGATAAAGAGAAGAAACTtcttaaacaaatgaaatttggAGACTCTCTTACACAGAAG GTGGATATGAGCAAAGTTAAGCTGGATGTTATTAAACCATGGATAACTACAAAGATAACCCAGATTTTAGGCATGGAAGATGATGTAGTGGTAGAATTTGTATATAATCAACTGGAAGAAAAG TTTCCTGATCCCCGAAAAATGCAGATCAACCTCACTGGCTTTCTGAATGGAAGAAATGCTCGATCTTTCATGGGTGAACTATGGGACCTCTTGGTCTCTGCTCAAGAAAGTGTAACGGGCATTCCAGAGGCTTTCTTGCAACAAAAGAAAGATCAAATAAAAAAGCGTTTG GAAGAGCAGGAGAAACTCCAAGCTTCTTTGGcggagaaagaaaaggaaaaggaaagagagaaagaaaaagatgaagCCGAAAgcaagataaaaaaagaagagaaagaacgtGGTTCTTCGAAGGAGCGTCGAAGAGATCGAAGTAGAGATCGTGATAGAGACAG AAAAAGAAGTCGATCGAGAGATCGACACAGGGATCGTGACAGATCGAGCCGCAAAAGACGATCTTCTTCAAGATCGCCTAGTAAAAATTCGCTTAAAGACAACGGGAAAGATATGACTGAAATTAAAGTCGAACGAGAAGATTCGCCACAACCTGAAAATGCTATACCGCTCATGCCAGTTAAGACAAAACC GGAAGCCGCTGTTGCGATATCGCGATTACAAGCTAAATTAATGAGCATTGCTGAtgggaaaaagaaaaacaatcgTACTCCATCTCCTGAATCATTAGAAAAAGCAAAAAAATCTAGATCTAGATCAAAATCACCTATAAGCCGCTCCAAAAAATCTAGATCCAAATCGCCCAGTCGAGATTCAAAAACACGTCGTTCTCGATCACCGGCATCTAAGTCGAGGCGATCAAGATCTAAGTCAAGATCAAGACGATCTAGGTCTAGGTCAAAGTCTAGAAGATCCAAATCCAGGTCGCAAGATCGCTCGAAATCGAGACGTACAAAGTCCAAGTCTCCAAGATCGCATTCGAGATCTCGTTCACGATCTAAAAAATCAAGATCGAAAAGCATTGATAGGAGTAAGTCTAGAAAATCGAGATCCGATTCAAGCGATTCAAGATCATCAAAATCTCGTTCGAAGTCACCGGATAAGAGAAAGGATACTCTCGATTCCAACAGGAAACGAGATGCAAGTACAAGCAGTAGCACCGAatcagaagaagaaaaaggagcgAAAGATAAAAATGACTTCGAAattagaaagaagaaagatgGAGTACAGGCAAAGAGATCATATAGGAAAACAAATAAGGATGACAGTGGTAGTGACAGTGACTCGAGTCGAGAAAGGAAATCAGTTCCTAAGCGAAGGAGTCCAACGCCACGAAAAGATAGAGGTCGATCAAAGGACAGAGATAGATCGCGAGATAGATCACGCGATAGATCACGGGATAGGTCTCGGGATAGATCTCGAGATAGGAATAGAAG AAGATCCATAGACAGAGAAcgtgaaagaagaagagaacggGAGCGAGAAAGGGAACGGGAGAGATTGGATAGATACAGCGGCAGTCGCAGCATGCGACCTCCATCTGTGCGCAGAGCACCTAGTAGACGCAG AAGTCCTCCTCGGAGAAGCCCGGCACGATATCGTCGCAGATCACCAAGTCCCGGAGATAGGCGCCGAAGAAGATCTCTCGATCGAAGACGAAGATCATCGGAAAGAAGAGACAGACGTCGATCTCCGGATCGTCGTGATAGCAGACGTCGTTCGCCAGACGGACGGGACCGATCCCTCAG AAAGTCACTAGAGCGGAAATCGTCTCAAGAAAAACGGGAACGTGAGAGGGATCGTGAACACGCAGATGAGAAACGTAAAGAAAAGGAGAAGCCTATCAAGGAGGAATCCATCAAACGACCAGAAAAGGACATCAAGAAAGCTGAACCTGTGAACATCAAGAAACCAGATCTCAGCGTTTCTCCTAAAAAACTTCAATCTGCTACGCTTCCTGTGACCAGACACAGG TTTTCGAAGAGTTTATCTCGAACGCCGTCTCCGTTTAAAAAGACTGAAGACATCATAGCAGCAGTTAAAATCAAACAACCATTGAA AGAAGATAACAAAGAGGGATCACCAAAAGAAGAATCGAGCTTTTCATCTGCGGATACGTTCCCGCTAAAAAAGGATGAAAAATCGATCAAATCAATCAAAACTACATCCGAGGACAAGAAATCAGGTCAAAAATCGTCAGAGCCAGTTCTCTTGAAAAAGCCAGCAgaagtaataaaaaaatcgaAGAGGGAAAAACGCGATGGTTCTACAGATTCAAATGATAGTGAAAGCGAAG GTAAGAAAAGATCAAAAAAGTTAGAGAAGTCCAAGAAATCCAGGAAAGCTTCCACGGATGAAGAGAAGTCAGACAAATGTGGTTCTAGTTCAGATTCTGAAGAGGAAAGAAAGCACGCAGAGAAAACCAAAAAAATTAGAGACTCGAATCGAGGCG ATTCATTAGATGAACGTACAAAAGACAGAAAAGATAGCAGAAAACGGGAAATGAACGAGAACGAATCTCGTAAGCGACCGAAAAAAGAATTAGAAGAGGAAACGAAGAAATCAAAAAGATCTAGGAAAGATTCCTCTTCGGGAGATGAGGAAcagaagataaaaagaaataaaagtgaAGACGATAGGTCCAGattacgaaaatccaaaaaagaTTCTAGTTCGGACGATGAGCCGAAAAAGACACGAAAACGAAGAGACAGTTCTTCGGAAGATGAAAAGTCAAGAACGAGGAAGTCAAGAAAGGATTCTACGAGCGAAGACGAAGGGAAAGTACGTTTGAAAAAATCTAAACGAGACTCAAGTACAGATGATGAAGAGATTGGAGAAAAAGAtgcgaagaaaaagagaaaagcggATGACAGTTCAGATGAAGAAAAAGTGAAGAAAAAACGTAAGAAGAAGACTAAAACTAGCACTAGTGAATCAGAG GAAAGTGAagtagaagaaaagaaaaagaagaaggataaAAAGCACAAGAAACATAAGAAGCATAAGAAACAtagaaaacataaaaagaagaagGTTGCAGATTCTGACGAATCTGATGTAAGTGAAGGTAATACAGAAGAATTAGAAAAAAAACTTCGCGAGAAAGCATTAAAATCGATGAAGAAAGGACACAGCATAGAAGGAAGTGATTGA
- the LOC126924925 gene encoding serine/arginine repetitive matrix protein 1 isoform X2, with protein MMYTGTTASQDTRFSDKEKKLLKQMKFGDSLTQKVDMSKVKLDVIKPWITTKITQILGMEDDVVVEFVYNQLEEKFPDPRKMQINLTGFLNGRNARSFMGELWDLLVSAQESVTGIPEAFLQQKKDQIKKRLEEQEKLQASLAEKEKEKEREKEKDEAESKIKKEEKERGSSKERRRDRSRDRDRDRKRSRSRDRHRDRDRSSRKRRSSSRSPSKNSLKDNGKDMTEIKVEREDSPQPENAIPLMPVKTKPEAAVAISRLQAKLMSIADGKKKNNRTPSPESLEKAKKSRSRSKSPISRSKKSRSKSPSRDSKTRRSRSPASKSRRSRSKSRSRRSRSRSKSRRSKSRSQDRSKSRRTKSKSPRSHSRSRSRSKKSRSKSIDRSKSRKSRSDSSDSRSSKSRSKSPDKRKDTLDSNRKRDASTSSSTESEEEKGAKDKNDFEIRKKKDGVQAKRSYRKTNKDDSGSDSDSSRERKSVPKRRSPTPRKDRGRSKDRDRSRDRSRDRSRDRSRDRSRDRNRRSIDRERERRRERERERERERLDRYSGSRSMRPPSVRRAPSRRRSPPRRSPARYRRRSPSPGDRRRRRSLDRRRRSSERRDRRRSPDRRDSRRRSPDGRDRSLRYDRSSSRDRSSRRDRSRDRDRRDRDRRSRSRDRRSRSKDQRSSVDHSRDGKRSPDRSRDAKEKTKDKKVDEKIKRSTDTGSRKELRNGRSKSSSSESSESSSSSNEDEVTRKSLERKSSQEKRERERDREHADEKRKEKEKPIKEESIKRPEKDIKKAEPVNIKKPDLSVSPKKLQSATLPVTRHRFSKSLSRTPSPFKKTEDIIAAVKIKQPLKEDNKEGSPKEESSFSSADTFPLKKDEKSIKSIKTTSEDKKSGQKSSEPVLLKKPAEVIKKSKREKRDGSTDSNDSESEGKKRSKKLEKSKKSRKASTDEEKSDKCGSSSDSEEERKHAEKTKKIRDSNRGDSLDERTKDRKDSRKREMNENESRKRPKKELEEETKKSKRSRKDSSSGDEEQKIKRNKSEDDRSRLRKSKKDSSSDDEPKKTRKRRDSSSEDEKSRTRKSRKDSTSEDEGKVRLKKSKRDSSTDDEEIGEKDAKKKRKADDSSDEEKVKKKRKKKTKTSTSESEESEVEEKKKKKDKKHKKHKKHKKHRKHKKKKVADSDESDVSEGNTEELEKKLREKALKSMKKGHSIEGSD; from the exons ATGATGTACACG GGGACTACCGCGTCGCAGGACACGAGGTTCAGCGATAAAGAGAAGAAACTtcttaaacaaatgaaatttggAGACTCTCTTACACAGAAG GTGGATATGAGCAAAGTTAAGCTGGATGTTATTAAACCATGGATAACTACAAAGATAACCCAGATTTTAGGCATGGAAGATGATGTAGTGGTAGAATTTGTATATAATCAACTGGAAGAAAAG TTTCCTGATCCCCGAAAAATGCAGATCAACCTCACTGGCTTTCTGAATGGAAGAAATGCTCGATCTTTCATGGGTGAACTATGGGACCTCTTGGTCTCTGCTCAAGAAAGTGTAACGGGCATTCCAGAGGCTTTCTTGCAACAAAAGAAAGATCAAATAAAAAAGCGTTTG GAAGAGCAGGAGAAACTCCAAGCTTCTTTGGcggagaaagaaaaggaaaaggaaagagagaaagaaaaagatgaagCCGAAAgcaagataaaaaaagaagagaaagaacgtGGTTCTTCGAAGGAGCGTCGAAGAGATCGAAGTAGAGATCGTGATAGAGACAG AAAAAGAAGTCGATCGAGAGATCGACACAGGGATCGTGACAGATCGAGCCGCAAAAGACGATCTTCTTCAAGATCGCCTAGTAAAAATTCGCTTAAAGACAACGGGAAAGATATGACTGAAATTAAAGTCGAACGAGAAGATTCGCCACAACCTGAAAATGCTATACCGCTCATGCCAGTTAAGACAAAACC GGAAGCCGCTGTTGCGATATCGCGATTACAAGCTAAATTAATGAGCATTGCTGAtgggaaaaagaaaaacaatcgTACTCCATCTCCTGAATCATTAGAAAAAGCAAAAAAATCTAGATCTAGATCAAAATCACCTATAAGCCGCTCCAAAAAATCTAGATCCAAATCGCCCAGTCGAGATTCAAAAACACGTCGTTCTCGATCACCGGCATCTAAGTCGAGGCGATCAAGATCTAAGTCAAGATCAAGACGATCTAGGTCTAGGTCAAAGTCTAGAAGATCCAAATCCAGGTCGCAAGATCGCTCGAAATCGAGACGTACAAAGTCCAAGTCTCCAAGATCGCATTCGAGATCTCGTTCACGATCTAAAAAATCAAGATCGAAAAGCATTGATAGGAGTAAGTCTAGAAAATCGAGATCCGATTCAAGCGATTCAAGATCATCAAAATCTCGTTCGAAGTCACCGGATAAGAGAAAGGATACTCTCGATTCCAACAGGAAACGAGATGCAAGTACAAGCAGTAGCACCGAatcagaagaagaaaaaggagcgAAAGATAAAAATGACTTCGAAattagaaagaagaaagatgGAGTACAGGCAAAGAGATCATATAGGAAAACAAATAAGGATGACAGTGGTAGTGACAGTGACTCGAGTCGAGAAAGGAAATCAGTTCCTAAGCGAAGGAGTCCAACGCCACGAAAAGATAGAGGTCGATCAAAGGACAGAGATAGATCGCGAGATAGATCACGCGATAGATCACGGGATAGGTCTCGGGATAGATCTCGAGATAGGAATAGAAG ATCCATAGACAGAGAAcgtgaaagaagaagagaacggGAGCGAGAAAGGGAACGGGAGAGATTGGATAGATACAGCGGCAGTCGCAGCATGCGACCTCCATCTGTGCGCAGAGCACCTAGTAGACGCAG AAGTCCTCCTCGGAGAAGCCCGGCACGATATCGTCGCAGATCACCAAGTCCCGGAGATAGGCGCCGAAGAAGATCTCTCGATCGAAGACGAAGATCATCGGAAAGAAGAGACAGACGTCGATCTCCGGATCGTCGTGATAGCAGACGTCGTTCGCCAGACGGACGGGACCGATCCCTCAGGTACGATAGATCTTCCTCTCGTGACAGATCGAGTAGGCGAGACCGTTCCAGAGACAGGGACAGAAGGGATAGAGATAGAAGATCTAGATCTAGGGATCGTAGGTCTAGATCAAAAGATCAAAGATCATCGGTGGATCATTCGAGAGATGGAAAACGATCTCCCGATCGCTCAAGAGATGCTAAGGAGAAGACAAAGGACAAGAAAGtggatgaaaaaattaaaagatcAACTGATACGGGATCGCGAAAAGAATTACGAAACGGAAGGTCTAAGTCAAGTAGCTCGGAAAGTAGCGAAAGTAGTTCCTCTAGCAATGAGGATGAAGTGACCAG AAAGTCACTAGAGCGGAAATCGTCTCAAGAAAAACGGGAACGTGAGAGGGATCGTGAACACGCAGATGAGAAACGTAAAGAAAAGGAGAAGCCTATCAAGGAGGAATCCATCAAACGACCAGAAAAGGACATCAAGAAAGCTGAACCTGTGAACATCAAGAAACCAGATCTCAGCGTTTCTCCTAAAAAACTTCAATCTGCTACGCTTCCTGTGACCAGACACAGG TTTTCGAAGAGTTTATCTCGAACGCCGTCTCCGTTTAAAAAGACTGAAGACATCATAGCAGCAGTTAAAATCAAACAACCATTGAA AGAAGATAACAAAGAGGGATCACCAAAAGAAGAATCGAGCTTTTCATCTGCGGATACGTTCCCGCTAAAAAAGGATGAAAAATCGATCAAATCAATCAAAACTACATCCGAGGACAAGAAATCAGGTCAAAAATCGTCAGAGCCAGTTCTCTTGAAAAAGCCAGCAgaagtaataaaaaaatcgaAGAGGGAAAAACGCGATGGTTCTACAGATTCAAATGATAGTGAAAGCGAAG GTAAGAAAAGATCAAAAAAGTTAGAGAAGTCCAAGAAATCCAGGAAAGCTTCCACGGATGAAGAGAAGTCAGACAAATGTGGTTCTAGTTCAGATTCTGAAGAGGAAAGAAAGCACGCAGAGAAAACCAAAAAAATTAGAGACTCGAATCGAGGCG ATTCATTAGATGAACGTACAAAAGACAGAAAAGATAGCAGAAAACGGGAAATGAACGAGAACGAATCTCGTAAGCGACCGAAAAAAGAATTAGAAGAGGAAACGAAGAAATCAAAAAGATCTAGGAAAGATTCCTCTTCGGGAGATGAGGAAcagaagataaaaagaaataaaagtgaAGACGATAGGTCCAGattacgaaaatccaaaaaagaTTCTAGTTCGGACGATGAGCCGAAAAAGACACGAAAACGAAGAGACAGTTCTTCGGAAGATGAAAAGTCAAGAACGAGGAAGTCAAGAAAGGATTCTACGAGCGAAGACGAAGGGAAAGTACGTTTGAAAAAATCTAAACGAGACTCAAGTACAGATGATGAAGAGATTGGAGAAAAAGAtgcgaagaaaaagagaaaagcggATGACAGTTCAGATGAAGAAAAAGTGAAGAAAAAACGTAAGAAGAAGACTAAAACTAGCACTAGTGAATCAGAG GAAAGTGAagtagaagaaaagaaaaagaagaaggataaAAAGCACAAGAAACATAAGAAGCATAAGAAACAtagaaaacataaaaagaagaagGTTGCAGATTCTGACGAATCTGATGTAAGTGAAGGTAATACAGAAGAATTAGAAAAAAAACTTCGCGAGAAAGCATTAAAATCGATGAAGAAAGGACACAGCATAGAAGGAAGTGATTGA
- the LOC126924925 gene encoding serine/arginine repetitive matrix protein 1 isoform X1, giving the protein MMYTGTTASQDTRFSDKEKKLLKQMKFGDSLTQKVDMSKVKLDVIKPWITTKITQILGMEDDVVVEFVYNQLEEKFPDPRKMQINLTGFLNGRNARSFMGELWDLLVSAQESVTGIPEAFLQQKKDQIKKRLEEQEKLQASLAEKEKEKEREKEKDEAESKIKKEEKERGSSKERRRDRSRDRDRDRKRSRSRDRHRDRDRSSRKRRSSSRSPSKNSLKDNGKDMTEIKVEREDSPQPENAIPLMPVKTKPEAAVAISRLQAKLMSIADGKKKNNRTPSPESLEKAKKSRSRSKSPISRSKKSRSKSPSRDSKTRRSRSPASKSRRSRSKSRSRRSRSRSKSRRSKSRSQDRSKSRRTKSKSPRSHSRSRSRSKKSRSKSIDRSKSRKSRSDSSDSRSSKSRSKSPDKRKDTLDSNRKRDASTSSSTESEEEKGAKDKNDFEIRKKKDGVQAKRSYRKTNKDDSGSDSDSSRERKSVPKRRSPTPRKDRGRSKDRDRSRDRSRDRSRDRSRDRSRDRNRRRSIDRERERRRERERERERERLDRYSGSRSMRPPSVRRAPSRRRSPPRRSPARYRRRSPSPGDRRRRRSLDRRRRSSERRDRRRSPDRRDSRRRSPDGRDRSLRYDRSSSRDRSSRRDRSRDRDRRDRDRRSRSRDRRSRSKDQRSSVDHSRDGKRSPDRSRDAKEKTKDKKVDEKIKRSTDTGSRKELRNGRSKSSSSESSESSSSSNEDEVTRKSLERKSSQEKRERERDREHADEKRKEKEKPIKEESIKRPEKDIKKAEPVNIKKPDLSVSPKKLQSATLPVTRHRFSKSLSRTPSPFKKTEDIIAAVKIKQPLKEDNKEGSPKEESSFSSADTFPLKKDEKSIKSIKTTSEDKKSGQKSSEPVLLKKPAEVIKKSKREKRDGSTDSNDSESEGKKRSKKLEKSKKSRKASTDEEKSDKCGSSSDSEEERKHAEKTKKIRDSNRGDSLDERTKDRKDSRKREMNENESRKRPKKELEEETKKSKRSRKDSSSGDEEQKIKRNKSEDDRSRLRKSKKDSSSDDEPKKTRKRRDSSSEDEKSRTRKSRKDSTSEDEGKVRLKKSKRDSSTDDEEIGEKDAKKKRKADDSSDEEKVKKKRKKKTKTSTSESEESEVEEKKKKKDKKHKKHKKHKKHRKHKKKKVADSDESDVSEGNTEELEKKLREKALKSMKKGHSIEGSD; this is encoded by the exons ATGATGTACACG GGGACTACCGCGTCGCAGGACACGAGGTTCAGCGATAAAGAGAAGAAACTtcttaaacaaatgaaatttggAGACTCTCTTACACAGAAG GTGGATATGAGCAAAGTTAAGCTGGATGTTATTAAACCATGGATAACTACAAAGATAACCCAGATTTTAGGCATGGAAGATGATGTAGTGGTAGAATTTGTATATAATCAACTGGAAGAAAAG TTTCCTGATCCCCGAAAAATGCAGATCAACCTCACTGGCTTTCTGAATGGAAGAAATGCTCGATCTTTCATGGGTGAACTATGGGACCTCTTGGTCTCTGCTCAAGAAAGTGTAACGGGCATTCCAGAGGCTTTCTTGCAACAAAAGAAAGATCAAATAAAAAAGCGTTTG GAAGAGCAGGAGAAACTCCAAGCTTCTTTGGcggagaaagaaaaggaaaaggaaagagagaaagaaaaagatgaagCCGAAAgcaagataaaaaaagaagagaaagaacgtGGTTCTTCGAAGGAGCGTCGAAGAGATCGAAGTAGAGATCGTGATAGAGACAG AAAAAGAAGTCGATCGAGAGATCGACACAGGGATCGTGACAGATCGAGCCGCAAAAGACGATCTTCTTCAAGATCGCCTAGTAAAAATTCGCTTAAAGACAACGGGAAAGATATGACTGAAATTAAAGTCGAACGAGAAGATTCGCCACAACCTGAAAATGCTATACCGCTCATGCCAGTTAAGACAAAACC GGAAGCCGCTGTTGCGATATCGCGATTACAAGCTAAATTAATGAGCATTGCTGAtgggaaaaagaaaaacaatcgTACTCCATCTCCTGAATCATTAGAAAAAGCAAAAAAATCTAGATCTAGATCAAAATCACCTATAAGCCGCTCCAAAAAATCTAGATCCAAATCGCCCAGTCGAGATTCAAAAACACGTCGTTCTCGATCACCGGCATCTAAGTCGAGGCGATCAAGATCTAAGTCAAGATCAAGACGATCTAGGTCTAGGTCAAAGTCTAGAAGATCCAAATCCAGGTCGCAAGATCGCTCGAAATCGAGACGTACAAAGTCCAAGTCTCCAAGATCGCATTCGAGATCTCGTTCACGATCTAAAAAATCAAGATCGAAAAGCATTGATAGGAGTAAGTCTAGAAAATCGAGATCCGATTCAAGCGATTCAAGATCATCAAAATCTCGTTCGAAGTCACCGGATAAGAGAAAGGATACTCTCGATTCCAACAGGAAACGAGATGCAAGTACAAGCAGTAGCACCGAatcagaagaagaaaaaggagcgAAAGATAAAAATGACTTCGAAattagaaagaagaaagatgGAGTACAGGCAAAGAGATCATATAGGAAAACAAATAAGGATGACAGTGGTAGTGACAGTGACTCGAGTCGAGAAAGGAAATCAGTTCCTAAGCGAAGGAGTCCAACGCCACGAAAAGATAGAGGTCGATCAAAGGACAGAGATAGATCGCGAGATAGATCACGCGATAGATCACGGGATAGGTCTCGGGATAGATCTCGAGATAGGAATAGAAG AAGATCCATAGACAGAGAAcgtgaaagaagaagagaacggGAGCGAGAAAGGGAACGGGAGAGATTGGATAGATACAGCGGCAGTCGCAGCATGCGACCTCCATCTGTGCGCAGAGCACCTAGTAGACGCAG AAGTCCTCCTCGGAGAAGCCCGGCACGATATCGTCGCAGATCACCAAGTCCCGGAGATAGGCGCCGAAGAAGATCTCTCGATCGAAGACGAAGATCATCGGAAAGAAGAGACAGACGTCGATCTCCGGATCGTCGTGATAGCAGACGTCGTTCGCCAGACGGACGGGACCGATCCCTCAGGTACGATAGATCTTCCTCTCGTGACAGATCGAGTAGGCGAGACCGTTCCAGAGACAGGGACAGAAGGGATAGAGATAGAAGATCTAGATCTAGGGATCGTAGGTCTAGATCAAAAGATCAAAGATCATCGGTGGATCATTCGAGAGATGGAAAACGATCTCCCGATCGCTCAAGAGATGCTAAGGAGAAGACAAAGGACAAGAAAGtggatgaaaaaattaaaagatcAACTGATACGGGATCGCGAAAAGAATTACGAAACGGAAGGTCTAAGTCAAGTAGCTCGGAAAGTAGCGAAAGTAGTTCCTCTAGCAATGAGGATGAAGTGACCAG AAAGTCACTAGAGCGGAAATCGTCTCAAGAAAAACGGGAACGTGAGAGGGATCGTGAACACGCAGATGAGAAACGTAAAGAAAAGGAGAAGCCTATCAAGGAGGAATCCATCAAACGACCAGAAAAGGACATCAAGAAAGCTGAACCTGTGAACATCAAGAAACCAGATCTCAGCGTTTCTCCTAAAAAACTTCAATCTGCTACGCTTCCTGTGACCAGACACAGG TTTTCGAAGAGTTTATCTCGAACGCCGTCTCCGTTTAAAAAGACTGAAGACATCATAGCAGCAGTTAAAATCAAACAACCATTGAA AGAAGATAACAAAGAGGGATCACCAAAAGAAGAATCGAGCTTTTCATCTGCGGATACGTTCCCGCTAAAAAAGGATGAAAAATCGATCAAATCAATCAAAACTACATCCGAGGACAAGAAATCAGGTCAAAAATCGTCAGAGCCAGTTCTCTTGAAAAAGCCAGCAgaagtaataaaaaaatcgaAGAGGGAAAAACGCGATGGTTCTACAGATTCAAATGATAGTGAAAGCGAAG GTAAGAAAAGATCAAAAAAGTTAGAGAAGTCCAAGAAATCCAGGAAAGCTTCCACGGATGAAGAGAAGTCAGACAAATGTGGTTCTAGTTCAGATTCTGAAGAGGAAAGAAAGCACGCAGAGAAAACCAAAAAAATTAGAGACTCGAATCGAGGCG ATTCATTAGATGAACGTACAAAAGACAGAAAAGATAGCAGAAAACGGGAAATGAACGAGAACGAATCTCGTAAGCGACCGAAAAAAGAATTAGAAGAGGAAACGAAGAAATCAAAAAGATCTAGGAAAGATTCCTCTTCGGGAGATGAGGAAcagaagataaaaagaaataaaagtgaAGACGATAGGTCCAGattacgaaaatccaaaaaagaTTCTAGTTCGGACGATGAGCCGAAAAAGACACGAAAACGAAGAGACAGTTCTTCGGAAGATGAAAAGTCAAGAACGAGGAAGTCAAGAAAGGATTCTACGAGCGAAGACGAAGGGAAAGTACGTTTGAAAAAATCTAAACGAGACTCAAGTACAGATGATGAAGAGATTGGAGAAAAAGAtgcgaagaaaaagagaaaagcggATGACAGTTCAGATGAAGAAAAAGTGAAGAAAAAACGTAAGAAGAAGACTAAAACTAGCACTAGTGAATCAGAG GAAAGTGAagtagaagaaaagaaaaagaagaaggataaAAAGCACAAGAAACATAAGAAGCATAAGAAACAtagaaaacataaaaagaagaagGTTGCAGATTCTGACGAATCTGATGTAAGTGAAGGTAATACAGAAGAATTAGAAAAAAAACTTCGCGAGAAAGCATTAAAATCGATGAAGAAAGGACACAGCATAGAAGGAAGTGATTGA